Proteins from a single region of Chryseobacterium sp. W4I1:
- a CDS encoding pentapeptide repeat-containing protein, with protein MMKDAYILDQYFENDSFAQQPLDKCEYENCTFRNYNFEYADLSDFVFTDCEFIGCNLSMAKLIKTAFRNIRFKECKMFGLQFNECNGFGISFIFEECSLNNSVFYQTSVKKTVFRNSKLIETDFTECDLSGSIVSGCDLSGAIFDQTNLEKADLRTSFHYSIDPAINRLKKARFSLPEVHGLLYKLDIVIDKD; from the coding sequence ATGATGAAGGATGCATATATCTTGGATCAATATTTCGAAAACGATAGTTTTGCACAACAGCCTTTGGATAAGTGCGAATACGAGAACTGTACATTCAGGAATTATAATTTTGAATATGCAGATCTTTCTGATTTTGTTTTTACAGACTGCGAATTTATAGGATGTAATCTAAGCATGGCAAAACTGATTAAAACCGCTTTCCGAAACATCCGTTTTAAAGAATGTAAAATGTTCGGGCTTCAGTTCAATGAATGTAATGGTTTCGGTATTTCGTTTATATTTGAAGAATGTTCCCTTAATAACTCTGTCTTTTATCAGACATCAGTTAAAAAAACAGTTTTCAGAAATTCAAAATTAATAGAAACTGATTTTACAGAATGTGATCTGTCCGGCTCGATAGTCTCCGGTTGTGATCTGTCCGGTGCTATTTTCGATCAAACCAACCTCGAAAAAGCCGATCTCAGGACTTCTTTCCATTATTCCATAGATCCTGCCATAAATCGTCTTAAAAAGGCTAGGTTTTCACTTCCCGAAGTGCATGGTCTTCT
- the rodA gene encoding rod shape-determining protein RodA — translation MKWAEGIDKLGLGLYFLLCIFAIANIYSVDQKLGEKQLIFFGISLFVGLLIFFSRSKFFENMSGIIYIGGVLLLIGLFPFGKEILGQKNWYKFGSFTMQPVEFAKIGTALMVANYISGPDFNLSNRKSLLTILAIIGIPAVVVLAIPDVGSLLVFTAFFVALYREGLNGLLFGIGFLFAGVFLISLAVNPLYVVGVILLIAAGWIAMNYYKMSWNVISIGSIVGSILLLCGLAFASPYILEKLPKHQRERIEVLYKGEKAFRDTSGYNLLYSKTAIGSGGVLGKGYREGSVTQGKFVPEQETDYIFCTVGEEWGFVGSAILVLCYMVYIGRIYYLAEKQKSTFNRVFGYCFASILMMHFTINLGMVMGLFPTVGIPLPYFSYGGSSLLAFSMMTFIFFKLNYSDKNSLV, via the coding sequence ATTGGGAGAAAAACAGTTGATCTTTTTTGGTATTTCTTTGTTTGTGGGACTCCTGATTTTTTTCAGCAGAAGCAAATTCTTTGAAAATATGTCCGGTATCATTTACATTGGAGGAGTTTTACTTTTGATAGGGCTTTTTCCTTTTGGTAAGGAAATTCTTGGTCAGAAGAACTGGTATAAATTCGGAAGCTTTACGATGCAACCGGTAGAATTTGCAAAAATAGGCACAGCACTTATGGTTGCCAATTATATTTCAGGACCGGATTTTAATTTAAGTAATAGAAAATCTTTATTAACGATATTAGCCATTATCGGGATTCCGGCAGTTGTTGTACTGGCAATTCCTGATGTAGGCTCGTTATTAGTTTTTACCGCATTTTTTGTTGCCTTGTACAGAGAGGGGTTAAATGGTTTACTTTTCGGTATTGGATTCCTTTTTGCCGGCGTTTTCCTTATTTCGTTAGCTGTAAACCCTTTGTATGTTGTTGGCGTTATTCTGTTAATTGCGGCAGGGTGGATCGCAATGAATTATTATAAAATGTCCTGGAACGTTATCTCCATTGGAAGTATTGTGGGATCTATTCTGCTTTTATGTGGATTGGCTTTTGCATCACCTTACATTTTAGAAAAACTTCCTAAGCACCAGAGAGAGAGAATTGAGGTTCTTTATAAAGGGGAAAAAGCATTCAGAGATACATCAGGATACAACTTATTATATTCAAAAACGGCCATCGGATCCGGTGGAGTTTTAGGAAAAGGATACCGTGAAGGATCCGTAACACAGGGAAAATTTGTTCCAGAACAGGAAACTGACTATATTTTCTGTACCGTAGGTGAAGAATGGGGCTTTGTGGGCAGTGCAATTCTGGTATTATGCTATATGGTTTATATTGGTCGTATCTATTATCTCGCTGAAAAACAGAAGTCGACCTTTAACCGTGTATTTGGATATTGTTTTGCTTCCATCCTCATGATGCACTTTACCATCAATTTAGGAATGGTTATGGGGCTTTTTCCTACTGTTGGTATTCCTCTTCCTTATTTCAGTTATGGAGGTAGTTCACTGCTTGCCTTTTCTATGATGACTTTCATCTTCTTTAAACTTAATTATTCGGATAAAAACAGTTTAGTTTAA